A window of the Streptomyces finlayi genome harbors these coding sequences:
- a CDS encoding ABC transporter ATP-binding protein — MMNSIHAGTPEPSGGPPAPAVEARALTVVRGDRSVLRDLCFSVEPGRITGLLGPSGCGKSTLMRAVVGTQAKVTGTLDVLGHPAGHPALRPRVGYVTQAPSIYTDLTVRQNLDYFAAVLQPGRRHRDARREAVTRTIDDVDLASHTDVLAGTLSGGQLSRVSLAVALLGTPELLVLDEPTVGLDPVLRRDLWNLFHFLAAERGTTVLVSSHVMDEAERCHRLLLMRDGEILADDTPAGLRTRTGSDTVEAAFLRLVDQASATDTRQETTR; from the coding sequence ATGATGAATTCTATTCACGCCGGTACCCCCGAACCATCCGGGGGACCACCCGCCCCCGCCGTCGAGGCCCGCGCCCTCACCGTCGTACGAGGAGACCGCTCCGTCCTGCGCGACCTCTGCTTCTCCGTCGAACCCGGCAGGATCACCGGCCTCCTCGGCCCCTCCGGCTGCGGCAAATCCACCCTCATGCGCGCCGTCGTCGGCACCCAGGCCAAGGTCACCGGCACCCTCGACGTCCTCGGCCACCCGGCCGGACACCCCGCACTCCGCCCCCGCGTCGGCTACGTCACCCAGGCCCCGTCCATCTACACCGACCTCACCGTCCGGCAGAACCTGGACTACTTCGCGGCCGTCCTCCAGCCCGGCCGACGCCACCGTGACGCCCGCCGCGAAGCCGTCACCCGCACCATCGACGACGTCGACCTCGCCTCCCACACCGACGTCCTCGCCGGCACCCTCTCCGGCGGCCAGCTCAGCCGGGTGTCCCTCGCCGTCGCCCTCCTCGGCACACCCGAGCTCCTGGTCCTGGACGAGCCGACCGTCGGACTCGACCCCGTCCTGCGCCGCGACCTGTGGAACCTCTTCCACTTCCTCGCCGCCGAGCGCGGCACGACGGTCCTCGTCTCCTCCCACGTCATGGACGAGGCCGAGCGCTGCCACCGCCTGCTCCTGATGCGCGACGGCGAGATCCTCGCCGACGACACCCCCGCCGGCCTGCGCACCCGCACCGGCTCCGACACCGTCGAGGCAGCCTTCCTCCGCCTGGTCGACCAGGCATCGGCGACCGACACCCGCCAGGAGACGACCCGATGA
- a CDS encoding ABC transporter permease has protein sequence MNTAAPRALTPARTTATAARVLRQLGHDPRTIALMLLVPVLMITLLRYVFDGSPRTFDSTGASLLGIFPLITMFLVTSIATLRERTSGTLERLLAMPLGKGDLIAGYALAFGAVAVAQSLLVTALSVWALGLDVTGSPWLLLLVALLDALLGTALGLFVSAFAASEFQAVQFMPAVIFPQLLLCGLFTPRDQMAPALEAISNVLPMSYAVDGMNEVLLHTDITADFVRDVLVVAGCALLVLCLGAATLRRRTP, from the coding sequence ATGAACACCGCCGCCCCACGCGCCCTGACCCCCGCCCGCACCACGGCCACCGCCGCCCGCGTCCTGCGCCAGCTCGGTCACGACCCCCGCACCATCGCGCTGATGCTGCTCGTTCCGGTCCTGATGATCACGCTGCTCCGGTACGTCTTCGACGGCAGCCCCCGGACCTTCGACTCCACCGGAGCCTCGCTGCTCGGCATCTTCCCGCTGATCACGATGTTCCTGGTGACCTCGATCGCCACCCTGCGCGAACGCACCTCCGGCACCCTCGAACGCCTCCTCGCCATGCCCCTGGGCAAGGGCGACCTGATCGCCGGCTACGCCCTCGCCTTCGGCGCGGTCGCCGTCGCCCAGTCCCTCCTGGTGACCGCGCTCTCCGTCTGGGCGCTCGGCCTCGACGTCACCGGCTCACCCTGGCTGCTGCTCCTGGTCGCCCTGCTCGACGCGCTGCTCGGAACGGCCCTCGGCCTGTTCGTCTCCGCCTTCGCGGCGTCCGAGTTCCAGGCCGTCCAGTTCATGCCCGCCGTGATCTTCCCGCAGCTGCTGCTCTGCGGCCTGTTCACCCCGCGCGACCAGATGGCCCCCGCACTCGAAGCGATCTCGAACGTCCTGCCCATGTCGTACGCCGTCGACGGAATGAACGAGGTCCTCCTCCACACCGACATCACCGCCGACTTCGTCCGCGACGTCCTCGTCGTCGCGGGCTGCGCGCTTCTCGTCCTCTGTCTGGGCGCTGCCACCCTCCGTCGCCGCACGCCCTGA
- the proC gene encoding pyrroline-5-carboxylate reductase produces MTQTVAVLGTGKIGEALLSGMIRAGWRPADLLVTTRRSERAEELRTRYGVEPVSNADAAKSADTLILAVKPQDMGKLLDELAPHLTPDRLVISAAAGITTAFIEERLAAHTPVVRVMPNTPVLVDEGMSVISGGSDATPEHLAHTEEIFGSVGKTLRVPESQQDACTALSGSGPAYFYFLVEAMTDAGILLGLPRAQAHDLIVQAAIGAAVMLRDSGEHPVKLREAVTSPAGTTISAIRELENHGVRAALIAALEAARDRSRELATGNG; encoded by the coding sequence ATGACCCAGACAGTCGCAGTCCTCGGCACAGGCAAGATCGGCGAGGCCCTGCTCAGCGGCATGATCCGGGCGGGCTGGCGCCCGGCCGACCTCCTCGTGACCACACGCCGCTCCGAGCGCGCCGAAGAACTCCGCACCAGGTACGGGGTCGAACCGGTCAGCAACGCCGACGCCGCCAAGAGCGCCGACACCCTCATCCTCGCCGTCAAGCCGCAGGACATGGGCAAGCTGCTCGACGAACTGGCCCCCCACCTCACCCCCGACCGCCTGGTCATCAGCGCCGCGGCCGGCATCACGACCGCGTTCATCGAGGAACGCCTCGCCGCTCACACTCCAGTCGTACGCGTCATGCCGAACACCCCCGTTCTGGTGGACGAGGGCATGTCCGTCATCTCCGGAGGCAGCGACGCCACCCCGGAGCACCTCGCCCACACCGAGGAGATCTTCGGCAGCGTCGGCAAGACCCTCCGCGTCCCCGAATCCCAGCAGGACGCCTGCACGGCACTCTCCGGCTCGGGCCCCGCGTACTTCTACTTCCTCGTCGAGGCGATGACCGACGCCGGAATCCTGCTGGGCCTGCCCCGCGCTCAGGCACACGACCTGATCGTCCAGGCCGCCATCGGCGCCGCCGTCATGCTCCGCGACAGCGGCGAACACCCGGTCAAGCTCCGCGAAGCCGTCACCAGCCCCGCCGGCACCACCATCAGCGCCATCCGGGAGCTGGAGAACCACGGCGTACGGGCCGCCCTCATCGCCGCCCTGGAAGCCGCCCGGGACCGCAGCCGCGAGCTGGCCACCGGCAACGGCTGA
- a CDS encoding cysteine hydrolase family protein translates to MEISENAALVVVDVQEGFEEEAYWGPRNNPEADRNIAGLIDVWQSTGRPVVFVRHDSSQPGSPLRTGYPGNGFKRYVEERRGKGSGPELFLTKSVNSAFYGTPDLDSWLREAGVRQIVVAGIQTNMCAETTARMGGNLGYEVFFPLDATYTFDAVGPWGWKLSARELARATAVTLHGGGFARVVRSAELVAAAG, encoded by the coding sequence ATGGAGATTTCGGAGAACGCGGCGCTGGTTGTGGTGGACGTACAGGAAGGGTTCGAGGAGGAGGCGTACTGGGGGCCACGGAACAATCCCGAAGCCGATCGGAACATTGCCGGGCTGATCGATGTCTGGCAGTCGACCGGGCGGCCCGTCGTTTTCGTACGGCATGACTCGTCCCAGCCCGGCTCGCCGCTGCGGACGGGGTATCCCGGGAACGGCTTCAAGCGCTATGTGGAGGAGCGGCGGGGGAAGGGGAGCGGGCCGGAGCTCTTCCTGACGAAGAGTGTGAACTCCGCGTTCTACGGAACGCCCGATCTGGATTCCTGGCTGCGGGAAGCCGGGGTGCGGCAGATCGTCGTGGCCGGGATCCAGACGAACATGTGCGCGGAGACGACGGCGCGCATGGGCGGGAATCTCGGGTACGAGGTCTTCTTCCCGCTGGATGCCACGTACACCTTCGACGCGGTGGGGCCCTGGGGGTGGAAGCTGAGCGCGCGGGAGCTGGCGCGGGCCACCGCCGTGACGCTGCACGGCGGTGGGTTCGCGCGGGTGGTACGGAGTGCGGAGCTGGTGGCCGCCGCGGGGTGA
- a CDS encoding GlxA family transcriptional regulator — protein sequence MSAATRIALLTFPGIRAFDVSVITEVWGVDRTDRGVPAFELRRAAADPAPVPLRGGLTLTPDRTLAWLPRADLIVVPGLDDHVTPAPAPVLEALRRAHTAGTPIAALCGGAFTLAQAGLLDGRRAVTHWHLTRLLRMHHPHVTVVQDALFLHDDNIWTSAGTAAGIDLCLHLVRTTQGAEAAATIARSMVTAPFRTGTQAQFIEHPTPHTGRDADTLAEVRTHALSRLAEPHTVATLAGHAGMSPRSFARHFRATTGTTPLRWLITQRIAAAQKLLERTDLPLPEVARRTGFGSEITMRQHFATHLSLSPRDYRLAFHDAVPQPGVDTPRTDP from the coding sequence ATGTCCGCCGCCACGCGCATCGCACTCCTCACCTTTCCCGGTATAAGGGCCTTCGACGTCTCCGTCATCACGGAGGTCTGGGGCGTGGACCGCACCGACCGCGGCGTACCCGCCTTCGAGTTGCGCCGCGCGGCAGCGGACCCGGCACCGGTCCCGCTCCGCGGCGGCCTGACCCTCACCCCCGACCGCACCCTGGCCTGGCTGCCCCGCGCCGACCTGATCGTGGTCCCCGGCCTCGACGACCACGTGACACCCGCCCCGGCCCCGGTTCTCGAGGCCCTCCGCCGCGCACACACCGCAGGCACCCCGATCGCGGCGCTCTGCGGAGGAGCGTTCACCCTGGCCCAGGCCGGTCTGCTCGACGGCCGCCGAGCGGTCACCCACTGGCATCTCACCCGCCTCCTCCGCATGCACCATCCCCACGTCACGGTGGTCCAGGACGCCCTGTTCCTCCACGACGACAACATCTGGACCTCGGCCGGCACGGCAGCCGGTATCGACCTGTGCCTCCACCTGGTGCGTACGACCCAGGGCGCCGAGGCCGCCGCGACGATCGCCCGCTCGATGGTCACCGCCCCCTTCCGCACCGGGACCCAGGCCCAGTTCATCGAGCACCCCACCCCTCATACCGGTCGAGACGCCGACACCCTGGCCGAAGTACGCACCCACGCCCTGAGCCGGCTGGCCGAACCGCATACCGTCGCGACCCTCGCCGGCCACGCCGGCATGTCCCCGCGCTCCTTCGCCCGCCACTTCCGGGCGACGACGGGCACGACGCCCCTGCGCTGGCTGATCACCCAGCGCATCGCCGCAGCTCAGAAGCTCTTGGAGCGCACGGATCTGCCCCTCCCCGAAGTGGCCCGCCGTACGGGCTTCGGCAGCGAGATCACCATGCGCCAGCACTTCGCCACGCACCTCTCCCTCAGCCCCCGCGACTACCGTCTGGCCTTCCACGACGCGGTGCCACAGCCGGGGGTTGACACCCCCCGCACAGATCCGTAA
- a CDS encoding HAD family hydrolase, protein MRYELVIFDNDGVLVDSEPIANTILAGYLTELGHPTSYEESVHDYMGSAVHRVHDLVEERTGQKLPTDFDATLHARVFAAFERELVAVDGAADLLGKLVADGVAYCVASSATHERIRVGHRKTGLDQWFEEEWIFSAEDVGQGKPSPDLFLLAAERMGVAPERCVVIEDSPLGVEAARAAGMDVYGFTSMMPAERLVGVTGYCSDLSQLPELLS, encoded by the coding sequence ATGCGCTACGAACTGGTCATCTTCGACAACGATGGTGTGCTCGTCGACAGTGAGCCGATCGCCAACACCATCCTCGCCGGCTACCTCACCGAGCTCGGTCACCCCACCTCGTATGAGGAATCCGTCCACGACTACATGGGGTCCGCCGTGCACCGGGTGCACGATCTCGTCGAGGAGCGGACGGGGCAGAAGCTTCCCACCGACTTCGACGCCACGCTCCACGCACGGGTCTTCGCCGCCTTCGAGCGGGAACTCGTCGCGGTGGACGGGGCAGCGGACCTTCTGGGGAAGCTGGTCGCCGACGGGGTGGCGTACTGCGTCGCGTCGTCCGCGACCCACGAGCGGATCAGGGTCGGGCACCGCAAGACCGGCCTCGACCAGTGGTTCGAGGAGGAGTGGATCTTCAGCGCCGAGGACGTGGGCCAGGGCAAGCCGTCACCCGACCTGTTCCTCCTGGCCGCCGAGCGGATGGGCGTCGCCCCCGAGCGGTGCGTCGTCATCGAGGACAGCCCGCTCGGCGTCGAGGCCGCCCGTGCCGCAGGGATGGACGTGTACGGATTCACCTCTATGATGCCGGCGGAACGGCTCGTCGGGGTGACGGGGTACTGCTCCGACCTCTCCCAACTCCCGGAACTGCTCTCCTGA
- a CDS encoding MFS transporter, protein MTDARLRHGRASLVLSFLVQGVAFALLVTRIPAIQDRYGISDGLLPAFLAAVPILAGVGSVVTEKVVARVRPGVVLRWTQPVVLLSLLAVGAGGELWQVAVALGAFGLAVGALDASMNMLGVSLQRAYGRSIMLGFHAAYSLGGIAGATMAWAGAHWDLSLLVSYLPAVVVLLPAALVGSRWYTDGRTQDTVAPAGEKGTRAAVSFKLMMPLCLVMCFAYIGDSTVSNWSAKYLQDVLGSSEQMSTLPYNVYMVTTLLGRAVGDIGVRRFGAVTVVRCGSVLAAVGFAVVAVAPGAWTGLFGFTLLGLGLCVIVPQTFAAAGRMFPGASDVAVARLNIFNYVGFLVGSPLVGALGDVWSYRGAMLVPMVLVLATLVYARSFGPEPARYGGGHERPRTVDVG, encoded by the coding sequence ATGACAGACGCGCGGCTGCGGCACGGCAGGGCCTCCTTGGTGCTGAGCTTTCTCGTGCAGGGAGTCGCCTTCGCCCTGCTCGTGACGCGCATCCCCGCGATTCAGGACCGATACGGGATATCCGACGGGCTGCTGCCCGCCTTCCTGGCCGCTGTGCCGATCCTCGCGGGGGTCGGCAGCGTCGTCACCGAGAAGGTGGTCGCACGCGTGCGGCCCGGGGTCGTCCTGCGGTGGACTCAGCCCGTCGTACTCCTGTCGCTGCTCGCGGTCGGTGCCGGCGGGGAGCTGTGGCAGGTGGCTGTCGCGCTCGGTGCCTTCGGGCTGGCCGTGGGGGCGCTGGACGCATCCATGAACATGCTGGGCGTCAGCCTTCAGCGGGCGTACGGGCGCAGCATCATGCTCGGTTTCCATGCCGCGTACAGCCTTGGTGGCATCGCCGGGGCGACGATGGCGTGGGCCGGGGCGCACTGGGATCTGTCCCTGCTCGTGTCCTATCTGCCCGCCGTCGTCGTGCTGTTGCCCGCCGCCCTGGTGGGGAGTCGCTGGTACACCGACGGCAGGACCCAGGACACGGTCGCGCCGGCCGGTGAGAAGGGGACACGGGCGGCTGTCTCGTTCAAGCTGATGATGCCGCTGTGTCTGGTGATGTGTTTCGCGTACATCGGGGACTCGACCGTCTCCAACTGGAGCGCCAAGTACCTGCAGGACGTGCTGGGCAGTTCGGAGCAGATGTCGACGCTGCCGTACAACGTCTACATGGTGACGACGCTGCTCGGGCGGGCCGTCGGGGACATCGGGGTGCGGCGGTTCGGAGCGGTCACGGTCGTGCGGTGCGGCAGTGTGCTGGCGGCCGTCGGTTTCGCGGTGGTGGCTGTGGCGCCCGGGGCCTGGACGGGGCTGTTCGGGTTCACTCTGCTGGGGCTCGGGCTGTGTGTCATCGTGCCGCAGACGTTCGCCGCCGCGGGGCGGATGTTCCCGGGGGCCAGCGACGTGGCCGTGGCGCGGCTGAACATCTTCAACTACGTGGGGTTCCTCGTGGGATCACCGCTGGTGGGGGCGCTCGGGGACGTGTGGAGTTACCGCGGGGCGATGCTCGTCCCCATGGTGCTGGTGCTGGCGACGCTCGTGTACGCCCGGTCGTTCGGCCCGGAGCCCGCCCGATACGGTGGCGGGCATGAGCGGCCGCGCACAGTTGATGTGGGATGA
- a CDS encoding acetoin utilization protein AcuC, translating into MSGRAQLMWDDAVTGYDFGDSHPMDPVRLALTMALVRAFELDGAVDVRGAKAAGDSTLRLVHREDYVSAVRAASRDPKSADQAYGLGTVDDPAFAGMHEASALIAGLSVGAAEAVWRGETAHAVNFTGGLHHAMPGGAAGFCIYNDPALAIARMLELGAERVAYVDVDVHHGDGVQAAFWEDPRVLTVSLHEHPRTLFPQTGWPEETGGGAGEGGAVNVALPAGTGDAGWLRAFHAVVPELLADFRPQVLVTQHGADTHFEDPLAHLAVSLDAQRAVMEACHDLAHKYADGRWVALGGGGYAVVDVVPRSWTHLVGIAAHAPVDPESMIPASWKDEVYARTRQLGPARMTDGRTPSWQSWEAGYDPADRLDQAVLATRRSAFPLRGLLP; encoded by the coding sequence ATGAGCGGCCGCGCACAGTTGATGTGGGATGACGCAGTAACGGGATACGACTTCGGCGACAGCCATCCCATGGATCCGGTCAGGCTTGCCCTGACGATGGCTCTCGTGCGGGCGTTCGAGCTCGACGGCGCGGTGGACGTGCGCGGGGCGAAGGCGGCCGGGGACTCCACACTCAGACTCGTGCACCGCGAGGACTACGTGTCAGCCGTGCGGGCCGCTTCGCGCGACCCGAAGTCCGCCGATCAGGCCTACGGCCTGGGGACCGTGGACGATCCGGCCTTCGCCGGGATGCACGAGGCGTCGGCCCTCATCGCCGGACTCTCCGTGGGGGCGGCCGAAGCGGTGTGGCGCGGTGAGACCGCTCACGCCGTGAACTTCACCGGTGGTCTGCACCACGCGATGCCGGGTGGCGCCGCGGGTTTCTGTATCTACAACGACCCGGCGCTCGCGATCGCGCGGATGCTGGAGCTCGGCGCGGAGCGGGTCGCCTACGTCGATGTGGACGTCCACCACGGGGACGGGGTGCAGGCCGCGTTCTGGGAGGACCCCAGGGTGCTGACCGTTTCCCTGCACGAGCATCCGCGGACGCTGTTCCCGCAGACCGGGTGGCCCGAGGAGACCGGGGGCGGGGCCGGTGAGGGGGGTGCGGTGAACGTGGCGCTGCCCGCCGGTACGGGGGACGCGGGGTGGCTGCGGGCCTTCCACGCGGTGGTGCCCGAACTGCTGGCGGACTTCCGGCCGCAGGTCCTGGTGACCCAGCACGGGGCGGATACGCACTTCGAGGACCCGCTGGCTCATCTCGCGGTCTCTCTGGACGCGCAGCGGGCTGTCATGGAGGCGTGTCACGATCTCGCGCACAAGTACGCGGACGGGCGGTGGGTGGCGCTCGGCGGTGGTGGGTACGCGGTGGTCGATGTGGTGCCGCGGTCCTGGACCCATCTGGTGGGCATCGCCGCGCACGCGCCGGTCGACCCGGAGTCGATGATCCCGGCGTCGTGGAAGGACGAGGTCTACGCGCGGACCCGGCAGTTGGGGCCGGCCCGGATGACGGACGGCCGTACGCCGTCCTGGCAGTCGTGGGAGGCCGGTTACGATCCGGCGGACCGGCTCGACCAGGCGGTGCTCGCGACCCGGCGTTCGGCGTTCCCGCTGCGGGGGCTGCTGCCCTGA
- a CDS encoding phosphatase, with the protein MLSIGALRAHLLAARLAGPVATTRENSLRSYRLFAARDPRVTLGLDAEWVWGERDLLRLMADKCGVSPDPACVSGSDVIDPELTLAGLEAFADRLAAAAKRRAPVLFGTGHPHRLLGFYAELADALSAVGCPVLTPAQGRCVDITTRFGVRTYSIDYVRRVALVREPGVRGADDVTGAHTHSPLPVRAVLEEAADRHGLLPELVIGDHGWVCGAGQLGIEAIGLADTDDPALFVGEAEGRVSVAVPLDDAVHSDYYRPLTRYVLNQARLSH; encoded by the coding sequence GTGTTGAGCATCGGAGCGCTGCGCGCTCATCTGCTGGCGGCCCGGCTGGCCGGACCCGTGGCCACCACGCGGGAGAACAGTCTGCGGAGCTATCGGCTCTTCGCGGCACGGGACCCCAGGGTCACCCTCGGGCTCGACGCGGAGTGGGTCTGGGGCGAGCGGGATCTGCTGCGGCTCATGGCCGACAAGTGCGGGGTCTCGCCCGATCCCGCGTGTGTGTCGGGTTCTGACGTGATCGATCCGGAACTCACCCTGGCCGGCCTGGAGGCGTTCGCCGACCGGTTGGCGGCGGCCGCGAAGCGCCGGGCTCCGGTGTTGTTCGGGACCGGTCATCCGCATCGGCTGCTCGGGTTCTACGCCGAGTTGGCAGACGCCTTGTCGGCGGTGGGGTGCCCCGTACTCACCCCCGCGCAGGGGCGATGTGTCGACATAACGACCCGGTTCGGCGTACGTACGTACAGCATCGACTACGTACGACGAGTCGCGCTGGTGCGCGAACCCGGCGTGCGGGGCGCCGATGATGTAACCGGCGCACACACCCACTCGCCGCTGCCGGTTCGGGCCGTGCTCGAAGAAGCGGCGGACCGGCACGGGCTGCTGCCGGAGCTCGTCATCGGGGACCACGGATGGGTCTGCGGGGCAGGTCAGCTGGGCATCGAGGCGATCGGGCTGGCCGATACGGACGACCCCGCGCTGTTCGTCGGGGAGGCCGAGGGGCGGGTGTCCGTCGCCGTTCCGCTTGATGATGCCGTGCACTCCGACTACTACCGGCCGTTGACGCGCTATGTGCTCAATCAGGCGCGTCTGTCACATTAG
- a CDS encoding helix-turn-helix domain-containing protein yields MAAGSEVPLNEVKFLTVAEVASVMRVSKMTVYRLVHSGHLPAIRVGRSFRVPEQAVHAYLRESFVGVDSA; encoded by the coding sequence ATGGCTGCTGGCAGCGAGGTACCTCTCAACGAGGTCAAATTTCTGACCGTGGCGGAAGTCGCCTCGGTCATGCGGGTGTCGAAGATGACCGTGTACCGCTTGGTGCACAGTGGTCATCTGCCCGCGATCCGGGTGGGAAGGTCCTTCCGGGTCCCGGAGCAAGCGGTGCACGCGTATCTCCGCGAGTCCTTCGTGGGGGTGGATTCGGCCTGA
- a CDS encoding 30S ribosomal protein bS22, with protein sequence MGSVIKKRRKRMAKKKHRKLLKRTRVQRRNKK encoded by the coding sequence GTGGGCTCTGTCATTAAGAAGCGGCGCAAGCGGATGGCCAAGAAGAAGCACCGCAAGCTGCTCAAGCGCACGCGCGTTCAGCGTCGCAACAAGAAGTAA
- a CDS encoding NAD-dependent epimerase/dehydratase family protein: MGKVVLVTGVARQLGGRFVRRVQRDPGVDRVIAVDAVSPGHRLGDAEFVMADIRQPAIARVLAEHSVDTVVHLDVSGKALGVGGRTAVKENNVIGTMQLLGACQKSPTVQRLVIKSSTSVYGSAPRDPAVFTETTPAKSLPSGGFAKDAVEVEGYVRGFARRRPDVAVCVLRFANILGPDPDSPLADYLALPVLPTVFGYDPRLQFVHEDDVIDVLRIASHEPRRGTLNSGTFNIAGDGVLLLSQCSRRLGRPTVPLLLPAVTWVGSALRTIGMTDFSPEQIRLLTHGRVVSTVQMRETLGFHPRFSTAETFAEFARSRGPGLLPPETVGRAVDRLAESRLAGGPHSTHGAN, translated from the coding sequence TTGGGGAAGGTCGTGCTCGTCACAGGAGTGGCCCGGCAACTGGGAGGCCGCTTCGTGCGGCGTGTCCAGCGTGATCCCGGGGTCGACCGGGTGATCGCCGTCGACGCCGTCTCGCCCGGGCACCGGCTCGGTGACGCCGAGTTCGTCATGGCGGACATCCGGCAGCCCGCCATCGCGAGGGTTCTGGCCGAGCACTCCGTCGACACGGTCGTCCATCTGGACGTCTCCGGGAAGGCGCTCGGCGTGGGCGGCCGGACGGCCGTCAAGGAGAACAACGTCATCGGCACGATGCAGCTGCTCGGTGCCTGCCAGAAGTCGCCGACCGTCCAGCGGCTCGTCATCAAGTCCAGTACCAGCGTCTACGGCTCCGCGCCCCGCGACCCGGCGGTCTTCACCGAGACGACGCCGGCCAAGTCGCTGCCGAGCGGGGGCTTCGCCAAGGATGCCGTCGAGGTCGAGGGGTACGTACGGGGCTTCGCGCGCCGCAGACCCGATGTCGCCGTCTGTGTCCTGCGGTTCGCGAACATCCTGGGGCCCGACCCGGATTCTCCGCTGGCCGACTATCTGGCGCTGCCCGTCCTGCCGACGGTCTTCGGATACGACCCGAGGCTTCAGTTCGTCCACGAGGACGACGTCATCGACGTCCTGCGGATCGCCTCGCACGAACCGCGGCGCGGGACGCTGAACAGTGGCACCTTCAACATCGCGGGCGACGGGGTGCTGCTCCTGTCGCAGTGCTCGCGGCGGCTGGGGCGGCCGACGGTGCCCCTGCTGCTGCCGGCCGTCACCTGGGTGGGCTCGGCGCTCCGCACGATCGGCATGACGGACTTCTCCCCGGAACAGATCAGGCTGCTGACGCACGGGCGGGTGGTCTCCACCGTGCAGATGCGCGAGACGCTCGGATTCCATCCGCGGTTCAGCACCGCGGAGACGTTCGCCGAGTTCGCGCGCAGCCGGGGCCCGGGGCTGCTGCCGCCGGAGACGGTGGGCAGGGCCGTCGACCGGCTCGCGGAGTCGCGCCTCGCGGGCGGGCCACATTCCACGCACGGCGCCAATTAG
- a CDS encoding lysophospholipid acyltransferase family protein: MADAKVIPFDDDRTRPGGAQRPARRRSVSAAAGAAPVSALPGGEVPMGAEEAEEGAVTPQEAQEAAGRGDWDRRIAGGLAFLRRRVTGDYEVDEFGYDKELTDQVLMSMLRPLADKYFRVEVKGIENIPSDGGALIVANHSGTLPLDGLMLQVAVHDNHPANRHLRLLAADLVFMLPVVNELARKAGHTLACAEDAQRLLERGEVVGVMPEGFKGIGKPFGDRYKLQRFGRGGFVSTALRAGVPIVPCSIVGAEEIYPMIGNSKTLARVLGIPYFPITPTFPWLGPLGAVPLPTKWTIQFGEPIPTDSYPPEAAEDPMLMFNLTDQVREQIQHTLYKLLVQRRSVFF; this comes from the coding sequence ATGGCGGATGCCAAGGTCATTCCGTTCGACGACGACCGTACGCGGCCGGGGGGCGCGCAGCGTCCCGCACGGCGCAGGTCGGTGTCCGCAGCGGCCGGTGCGGCGCCTGTGAGCGCCCTTCCGGGCGGAGAGGTGCCCATGGGTGCCGAGGAGGCCGAAGAGGGAGCGGTGACGCCGCAGGAGGCCCAGGAGGCGGCGGGGCGCGGCGACTGGGACCGGCGGATCGCCGGTGGGCTGGCGTTTCTGCGCCGGCGGGTCACCGGTGACTACGAGGTCGACGAGTTCGGCTACGACAAGGAGCTGACCGACCAGGTCCTCATGTCGATGCTCCGGCCGCTCGCGGACAAGTACTTCCGGGTCGAGGTGAAGGGCATCGAGAACATCCCGTCCGACGGCGGGGCGCTCATCGTGGCCAACCACTCGGGGACACTGCCGCTTGACGGGCTGATGCTCCAGGTCGCCGTGCACGACAACCATCCGGCCAACCGGCATCTGCGGCTGCTCGCCGCGGATCTGGTCTTCATGCTGCCCGTCGTCAACGAGCTGGCCCGGAAGGCCGGGCACACGCTGGCGTGTGCCGAGGACGCTCAGCGGCTGCTGGAGAGGGGCGAGGTCGTGGGGGTGATGCCGGAGGGCTTCAAGGGCATCGGGAAGCCGTTCGGCGACCGGTACAAGCTGCAGCGCTTCGGGCGGGGCGGTTTCGTGTCGACGGCGCTGCGGGCCGGGGTGCCGATCGTGCCGTGCTCGATCGTGGGCGCGGAGGAGATCTACCCGATGATCGGCAACTCGAAGACCCTGGCGCGGGTGCTGGGGATTCCGTACTTCCCGATCACGCCGACGTTTCCGTGGCTGGGGCCGCTGGGGGCGGTGCCGTTGCCGACGAAGTGGACGATTCAGTTCGGGGAGCCGATTCCCACGGACAGCTATCCGCCGGAGGCGGCGGAGGATCCGATGCTGATGTTCAATCTGACGGATCAGGTGCGGGAGCAGATCCAGCACACGTTGTACAAGTTGCTGGTGCAGCGGCGGTCGGTGTTCTTCTGA